GCGAAGTCGTAACTAGTTGTATTATACAATAGCGGGAAAATTGCTGGTAGCCAgatgacatttttttaattaagtatgGTTCATTCTGAAATTTATAGATTAGGCGAATTCGTTCGATTCACAATGCTTGATTGTGTATGCTGAATGTAGACGAAAAACTCCATTGATCAgaccaatttaaataaattagctTAAAATAGCAATGTATTCCGATGTAATTATTTCAGCGTTCATTCATGATAACTAAAACAGCATACATCCTATTTGTCGACATGAAAACGTCTTCAACTCTACGTGGAATCCTATAAATTTAGTTCCAATTACAACTGTCAAATATTCCCCGGAGGAAAATGTAACATCCTTATTGAACAAAAGGCATCAACCCAATGGAAAAATATGTACCCCTACAGTAATACcttttttaacaatattgtaaaaatattgtaaaattatcgAAAAACTAATAAGCTTTATATCCTTCAGAACGAATATATCCACACATACTGTATAAActgaaatcaaacaaaaacacaaatggTTTATCTTAACAAATAATAGAGAACGTATGGAATAtgcttacatttttaaatttttaaattgtatttttattacacacttttattttttattgaaattattaatgtatttatttttttaactatatttttgactacatataaaataattaataaaacaaacattttaagtttaaaatataatatgaaatttaaacCTACTGTACATTATtctatttgtaaaatatttgaacatttataataataataatggggATGACATAAAACGAAATCCCGTTAATGTATAATGTAATAACAaagttatttgtttcaaataaatcttAAAGCTATTAAAAATTCCACGGGTTAACGTTTCATTCCACATTTTATAGATAATATATACATTTGAATTCGTACTACTTGGGAGGTCAATTTGACTATAGTGACAGATTTAGATTTGTTTTGGTGTACGAACAAAGTGAACGTTTTTTTAGTGCATGAACAATGTGAAATAGTTTTTGTTTACGTTGAGTATACATAATGCAATAGAAAGGAGCAATCTAAATGAAACCCtcgtttttggaaatttttaatttgactcaGAATTTTGTAATATGAATAAATTCAtacacgaaaaaaaatattcccaattaaaaagttgattgaagctgaaaacttttcaattaaaaaactaattgatactattaatcttttaatcaaactagaaacataatgtcaattaagtcaatgattgaaatttttaaaattttcaattaacaaatttattgatacaattaactttttaatcaaactcggaagaataagacagttaaaaaattatggatatattttataaattcttaattaaaatttttctgacaGGATTAAAAATAGTAATAGACTTGATTTttaagggatttcaaatccacttttgaTAAATTTCTAAATGAATGAGAATGGGCTATTaacaaaagaaatttaacaCAATTAACTATTAATTACTTTTGAAAGTTAGATGTCCGACTGTTTAAAAATTACAGTAACAGGAAAGCCCTTGGCAAATAGACAGGcgtgaatttataattttattttgatcagcagaaaatttcagcaacatACTTTTCAGCAGTTGCTTGTAGCATTTTTGTTTGCTGAAGAACTAAATTCAGTCTATGCCATTAACAgcagtttttatttttctacgaGTGTATCCCAAACTAATAGCATTTCTCGACAATACAAAAAACAATTGCAAGTTAAAATTATAtccaatttcaaagaaaacttaACATTGGATCTTAATGAATTATAGTGTTCCAATGTAAATACCGTAAAACACTTTATCCTACTCataaatataaatagaattaaTATAGATCCTCTTGATAGTAATAACCAGTTCGTTATTTCCTAGTTAACGGACGGGCGTCATCGTCATCGCATGCAAGGGTTCTTGGTGCAATCCCAatttcgaccgagcaccaaaatATGTTTGAGAGGTGGATtagcatctcagtaatgctggcgacaaagcttctttaaggggTGCCATCGTAATGttaaacgccgttcgaactcggctaaagaaagcaggtcccttgtcattgaactaaacatggaatcgggcagcactcagtattaagacggaagttcaccactgtggtatcacaatggactgaatattctaagtgagcctgaaatatcgggctgccactacacctaaaagtacacacaattttttttagattcaatcacaaaattaattgatccaattatttcattagcaaatttcaattaattttttgattcaattaaatttttaattgatgtgaattgcaaaattcaattaatttattaattaaaaacgaaactatttgtaatcgctatactatatttcaatcactttctataattaattttaattcttaacTTCTATTCTATTCTGAAGCACACCCATAGACATAATCcactaaacaaaatttgaatatagAATTACAAACAAACCACTAAACAAAAGAATATAGAATTTTATGCCACTACACAAATCATTAACAATAACGATACACAACGACGGCCCTAGAACTGATTCTTGGGATAAACATAGTACAGCTAGCAtgataaatgaataaatattgttttctaaTAGACAAACACGAACTCAATTTGCATGCTGCgaaggaaattaaaaatttattgaataattTTCCACCAATAAAGAAATGCTTTATCAAGGTCAAGTGACTGGAGCACGCAACAACCTCCTTCACTTAGCCTCTTCCTGAAGCAACAAGCAGAATGGTGGATCGCTTCCGTCTAAATCCGCTTTTTCATAACATATTTTCATTCCTATAATTTTTGATTATGGATTTGGACTGGCCCAATTCGTAATCATTAAGCAAATCAAAGataaatatgaacaaattttgaaaatatacccACTCATTTATTAAtttccaatttaactatatagcTTCACTATACCCTGTTTGTCTTGAGGTAGTCATCATCTTCCtcttcgattacactaaaagacTGCTTGCCTCCAGTATAAGCCACATTGTTCAAATGTGTTTCAAAGAATTCCTCCACCGTGTCAGTATTCCATTTTGTAATAGATAGTGTTTCTTTGACTTGTccatctttgtccaaaagtttaACAATAGGATCCAAACCGCGAACGTattttatagtcaaatttgggaactTTGCAGGACGACCGCTTTTAATAAATGCTTGGATTTGCGGATAAGCACGGAATTTACAAGTGCACACTTCGAGTATAGCTTTGGGATACCGATAAGCTGCTGGCGTTTGATCCAAAGTACAACATTCCCGACAATGAGCCCTAGAAAGGAGGATAAAAATTGACACAAACAATTTATTGTAACTTTAACAGCTTACTTGAGGGCTTCCAGGGAAAAGTCGTCCAATTTCTCGCAGGAAGAACACATCAACTGACCTTTTATGAAACCCAGTTCTCTACAGTCTTGCGCTGTAAATTCACCAAGGGAGCCAGAAAAAACCTGCTGTACATGAATCTTGATTACTCACATTAATGAGTTAATGTGACAACTTACGGCTAtcattaacaaataaaataattttaacattttgcaAGTCTCCATATTTATAAATAACACGTCAATTGTTTTCTCCGATCCAGTGAACAAAGTGCTTCTCAGACTTCGAAAAtgctataataaaaaaaaactaatcctTAAATACctaaacattttcacttcttttattaatcgaataaaatcatgaaccgtaagaaaataaacttaccaAATCTCGTCTTCAGTAATTTTACAAAACtaatccaaaaacaaaaatacttagacggcaaatattaaataaagaGCACCTTACACGGTTATACGGTACTTTATACTACACAACACGTTACGTGGACAAatctgctagtatatggtcatgTTTGCGTGGTGCACGGACGTCTTTGCATAAAATTAGGATACCGTCCCGAAATCCCGGTATTTTCTctcagatttcttccaaaactttGTAGATGGTAGAACTCTAAGAGTAGATTTCCTAGCGGCTGTAGCCGGGTAACCGGTTATTCGGTTATAAAGTCTAAGTAAATAATCGTTAATAAAACCGGTTCTGGTGAACCGATTACTTTGAAATATACATCTCTAGCAAGCTAATGATAACCCCTTTCAAATTAAGCCTAGTACCAAGACCACGTTTTCGCCTTGGCATAAAATTAAGATACCGTCCCGAAATCCCGGTATTTTCTctcagatttcttccaaaactttGTAGATGGTAGAACTCTAAGAGTAGATTTCCTAGCGGCTGTAGGCGGGTAACCGGTTATTCGGTTCTAAAGTCTAAGTAAATAATCGTTAATAAAACCGGTTCTGGTGAACCGATTACTTTGGAATATACATCTCTAGCAAGCTAATGATAACCCCTTTCAAATTAAGCCTAGTacaaagatcacgttttcgcacgaaaaactgttatactccatataaaaaacgttaagcctagtactaagatcacgttttcgcacgaaaaactgttatactccatataaaaaacgttagcgcggaataaatgcgaaatttttgttttgagcattttcagacacatatttatacaaccctggaattTTCGCACGAAAAGATAGGCggggaaatctttgttttgtgtatattcagacacatatttataccctgccagcatttcaaagttccatttcaacctcatcgttaccacagactcgtaaatgtcacttcaaccatcatgaaaaggtacatcaaaaagtacatgcaagtaatttgccatccctactgttaaaaaagccatttttttttatgaaacgccaagcgcaaccagcttgttatattttaattaaataaaaacgaaaataaagttctgaaaacatagattatacgcttaaaattgtgaaaggtatattgttgattttccaaatggaataaagtgattgtttttcagatattttacagacacgctgcctccatggaataaaaacactggttgatagacgcagcaacatgtaactcgctacttgtaactcaacatcatcattaatgccaaaaattatgttaaatgtaatgtgatagtggtataaatgttatatttttaagaatttgtaaatgtttaatcaaattaataaatatctaaacaaacgtgttttactcgaccacaatgattcttttacaactgtcttaaaatgcactttttctgattgtttggagggtcccttattggcgccgttctaaattgatctataaaggcacctaataattgcgctcatgcgaaacatttttgtagtaacttggcgtggtacaacttctcaatagtgacggcgcttttccgatgagtgcaattattaggtgcccttctggatacatttagaaggacgccaataagagccgcttcaaactatcagaaaaagtgcattttaagatagttgtaaaagaaccattgtggtcaagtaaaacatgaTTGttcagatgtttattaatttgattaaatatttataaattcttataaatataacatttatacgactatcacatcacatttaacatatttttatgcattaataaaagattgatgttgagttacaagttgcaagttacatgttgtagcgtctatcagccagtgcttttattcccaatggaggcagcgtgtctggaaaaatattcgaaaaactatcactttattccatttggaaagtcaaaaactgttcaccaatatatctttca
This is a stretch of genomic DNA from Haematobia irritans isolate KBUSLIRL chromosome 4, ASM5000362v1, whole genome shotgun sequence. It encodes these proteins:
- the LOC142232944 gene encoding selenoprotein F isoform X2 encodes the protein METCKMLKLFYLLMIAVFSGSLGEFTAQDCRELGFIKGQLMCSSCEKLDDFSLEALKAHCRECCTLDQTPAAYRYPKAILEVCTCKFRAYPQIQAFIKSGRPAKFPNLTIKYVRGLDPIVKLLDKDGQVKETLSITKWNTDTVEEFFETHLNNVAYTGGKQSFSVIEEEDDDYLKTNRV
- the LOC142232944 gene encoding selenoprotein F isoform X1, producing METCKMLKLFYLLMIAQVFSGSLGEFTAQDCRELGFIKGQLMCSSCEKLDDFSLEALKAHCRECCTLDQTPAAYRYPKAILEVCTCKFRAYPQIQAFIKSGRPAKFPNLTIKYVRGLDPIVKLLDKDGQVKETLSITKWNTDTVEEFFETHLNNVAYTGGKQSFSVIEEEDDDYLKTNRV